The nucleotide window CATCGCAGTAGCCCTGATAGCGCAGGCGCGCACGGTCGGATTGCAGCATAGGGCCGGCGACCATCGCGATCTGCCGGTGCCCCAATGTCAGCAGCTGCTGCGTGGCTTCACGCATCGCCGCACGGTTATCCACGCAGACGGCAGGCCAGGATGCCTGCTGCGGCACATTATGCGCCAGCACGAAGGGCAGCGCGGCCTCCTCCAGCGTCGGCAGCACTGCGCTGTTATCCGCATCCGCCACGGTCAGCACCAGGCCAGCCACGCGCTGACGCAGCATGTGCTCAACGATGGCCGCTTCGCGCTCCGGCTGGTAATCGCTGGTGGCCACCAGCAGGCCATAGCCGGCATCGCGTGCCCGGCGCTCCATAGCCTGCAGCTGAAGAGAGAAAACCGGGTTGAGCAGCGAAGGCAACAGCACACCAAACGTGGTGGAGTGTTGGGTACGTAACTGACGGGCAATGTGATTAGGGCGAAAGCCGAGCTGTGCCGAAGCCGCCAGGACTTTTTCCAGCGTATCCGGACGTAGCAGTTGCGGATCGGAGAAAGCCCGGGCGGCGGTAGCGCGTGAAACGCCCGCCAGCTTTGCTACCGTCAGTAAATCAGACATTTTCGCCTCGTTAAGTACCAGTGAGATCGATCTCATTGGCGCTTAAACTAGCGGCGAACTGTGACAACCACATCGCGAAAACATGACGGGGAAGTGACAGCAGCAGAGGCTGCTGTCAGCGGAATTACAGCATCAGGAAGGCGTACCCTTCATTCTGCAGCGAGGCCACGGTGGTGCCGCTGGAAATGGTGTGGGTGACGCGGGTGTCAATCCAGTCACGCTCCAGCTGGTGAAACGCCACCGACTGATCGCAGATGGTGACTTTAACGCCGGCTTTTTTCAACTCGTCGATCAGCTTCAGATTCGGGTTATCGCTGCCGTACGCCTTGCGGAACTGGTCATTGTTCAACGCCGCCGGTACCGCATCACTGTTAATGGACACCACGAAATTAAGCTGATTGAGCGGCACGCCCGCCGCGTAGTAAAGGTTGGTCACGCGCGCCACGCGCTCCAGCCCGAGGTTAGGCTGATGAATATCGCCTTCGCTACGGTTGATCTGGAAGACGATCTTATTGCTCAACCCAGGCGTATTCGCCGGGTTATAGTCCGGCGTATTGACGAAATGGATCTTGCCGTAGCCCGCGATTGCCGGGGTGCTCCAGAAATCTGCCGGTTCGGTTTTCTTCTCTGCAAATTTATCGCTGATTTTATCTGCCAGTTCCGGCAGCTGCAGCACGTTACCCCCTACGAAGCCCGCCAGTGCAGCGATAACGATATAGGATGCTGGACGCATTTCTCTTCTCCTTAGCCAAAAACTCGATTACATCTGTAAAAGGGCGTAGCCCTGATTTTCCAGCGTCGACACGGTGGTCGGGCTGGATAACGCGTGGATAACGGACCGATCAATCCAGCCGTTGGGATAGTGATGGAACGCCACCGACTGATCGCAGACCGAGACTTTCACGCCCAGCTTGTTCAGCGCGCCGATCAGCGGCAGGTTGGGATTATCCACCCCATAGAACTGTTTGAAATGGGCATTATCCAGCGTGGCGGGCGTGGCATCACCGGTCATGGAAACCACAAAGTGCAGCTGGTCAGCCGGTACGCCGGAAGCGATATACAGATTCACCACGCGTGCAACGCGCTCCAGGCCAAGATTCGGGCGCTTAATATCCCCTTCATTCCTGGTCAGCTGGAAAACCACCTTATTGCTTAATCCCGCAGCCGGTTTAAAGGCGACGTTTTCTTCATAATGAATCTTGCCGTATCCCTCGACCGCAGGCGTGGTCCAGAACCCTTCCGGGTCGGCGGGTTCCGATGAAAAATGGCTGACCACGCGCTGATAAATATCATCACTTTTCATGACGGCGGCACCCACCACCCCACCCACGATGGCGATCAGGGTGTACGAAACAACAGAACGCATAACAATTCTCCGGCGAATACTGCGCGTTAATTCACAGTCCGTTTGAATAAAGTGCACTATCTATACCACAGCCCGGCGCTGGCAAAACGCGCCGGCTGGCGCGCGCGCAGGCCTTTCCGCTGGAAAAACGCGGCGGCGTCCAGCGTATCGAAAAACAAATTTAATGAAGCGCTGGCAGGCAGTGAATTAATCGCTGGTCGCAAAAAAACGGGCGCTGGCAACCACAGGAAGCACGAAATAAACGGCGTGATAATCAGCTGGTCAGGTTGTGATTGCCGGCGTGTCTCCTGATAGCTCACTCTTTCCGGCAAAAATAGCGACCAGCGGTTTTTATAATGCCGTTCGCCGGCAGGTCATTGACGATTGAGAATGCTTATGCTGACGTCCGCTTTTCAGGTGGATCGGGTGGCCTTTTTTCAGAGTAAACCTGGAAAAATTCATGCCAGGTTCAATTATTTTGAGCAACTTTACGAATCTTTAATTTCAGAGCCGGCTAAAGCAGCGTCCCTGCGCGTTTGGCCGTTCAGTTTTTTGCGGCAACTTCTGTCCCTTTCCGGCAAATTAATCGAATGAGTGCCCTTTCACGCCGCAGGCAACAACGGTTTGCATGCGCGCCGCGGCTGGTTAAGATAGAGCCGCGCTGCGAAAGCCACAGCGTGGCAGAACATTTGCACTGCTTGTCTGTCCAACGACAGGTCACCTTTACAGGATCAAGGCATGTTTAACCGGTTGAAAAAAACAGTGCTGGCGGCCGTTCTTCCTGCGCTGCTGTTCACGCCTGCACTCAGCGCGCACGCCGATCTGAGCGATAATCTGCCCGATATGGGCACCACGGCAGGCTCGACGCTGTCGATTAATCAGGAGCTGCAGATTGGTGATTTCTATGTGCGCCAGCTGCGCGCCAGCGCGCCGCTCATCAACGATCCGCTGATGAATCAGTACATTAATGCGCTGGGGCAGCGTCTGGTTGCGCATGCCAACTCGGTGCGTACGCCGTTCCACTTCTTCCTTATCCAGAATGACGAACTCAACGCCTTTGCCTTTTTTGGTGGCAACGTGGTGCTGCATGCTTCGCTGTTCCGCTATACCGATAATGAAAGCCAGCTGGCTTCGGTGATGGCACACGAAATTTCACACGTGACGCAGCGCCATCTGGCGCGCGCCATGGAAGAACAGAAGCGCAGCGCCCCGCTTACCTGGGTGGGCGCGCTGGGTTCCATTCTGCTGGCGCTGGCCAGCCCGCAGGCGGGCATGGCGGCGCTGACCGGCACGCTGGCCGGCACGCAGCAGGGTATCATCAGCTTTACTCAGGGGAATGAGCAGGAAGCGGACCGCATTGGCATTCAGGTGCTGCAGCGCGCCGGGTTTGATCCGCAGGCGATGCCGGCCTTCCTGCAAAAGCTGGCGGACCAGAGCCGCTTCTCCTCAAAGCCGCCGGAGATTCTGCTGACGCACCCGCTGCCGGACAGCCGTCTGGCCGACGCGCGCAACCGCGCCAATCAGATGCGACCGGTGGTGGTGCAGTCGTCGCAGGACTTTTACATGGCAAAAGTGCGCGTGCTGGGCATGTACGCCACCGGTCGCAATCAGCTGACGGATGACCTGCTGAATGAGTATGCCAAAGGCAACACGCGCGAACAGCAGGCGGCGCAGTACGGCAAAGCGGTGCAGTTTCTGCAGGCCAAAGATTTCGCCAGCGCAAAACGGATTATCACGCCACTGCTGGCAAAGCAGCCAGAGAATCCGTGGTTTCTTGATATCATGACCGATATCGATATTGGCCTGAATCAGCCTCAGCAGGCGATTGCTTTACTCAGCGCGGCGAAAGGCAGCAGCAGCGATCCGGTCCTGCAGCTCAACCTGGCCAACGCCTACGTCGAGGCGAAACAGCCAGCCAGCGCCAGCCGGATCCTTAACCGCTACACCTTTGCACACCCGGATGATGTCAACGCGTGGGATTTGCTGGCGCAGGCTTCTGCGGCGCAGGGGCTGCGCGATGAGGAGCTTTCGGCACGCGCTGAAAGCCTGGCGCTGAACGGACAGCTGGATCAGGCCATTACCACACTCAGCAGCGCCAGCGCCCAGGTGCCGCTTGGTAGCCTGAAACAGGCACGCTACGACGCGCGCATCGACCAGTTCCGCGAGCTGCAGCGTCGCTTTAAGCAGTATCAGAAAGGCTGATGGCCTGCCTTCACCCCTAACCAAACACAATGGACAACGCGTATGGTCTGCATTTATCACAATCCACGCTGCAGCAAGAGCCGCGAAACGCTGGCGCTGCTACAGCAGCAGGGGATCACACCCGAGGTGATACGCTATCTGGAAACACCGCCGGATGTGCCGACGCTGAAGCGTCTGTTACAGCTGCTGGGCATGCAGAGTGCGCGAGAGCTGATGCGGCAGAAAGAGGAGCCCTATCAGCAGCTGGCGCTGAACCGCACCGATCTGACAGAAGAGCAGCTGCTGCAGGCGCTGGCGGATTATCCGCAGTTGATCGAGCGGCCGATCGTGGTCAGCGGTGAGCGCGCGCGCATTGGCCGCCCGCCGGAAGCGGTGCTGGCGATCCTTTAAAGGCCCAGCGCCTCTTTTACAAAGGGAATGGTGAGTTTGCGCTGCGCGCTGATGGAGGCGCGATCGAGCCGATCCAGCGTGTCAAACAGCGTACGCATTTCACGGTCGAGGCGTTTCAGCAGAAAGCGCCCGACATCCTCCGGCAGCTCAAAACCGCGCAGGCCGGCGCGCAGCTGCATCGCCTGCAGCTTGTCCTCATCAGAGAGTGGCTGTAAGCGATAGATCTGCCCCCAGTCAAGGCGCGAAGCCAGATCCGGCAGCCCCAGGTTAAGCTGGCGCGGCGGACGATCGCCGGTGATCAGCAAACGGGTTTTGCCGATTTCCAGAATGCGGTTGTAGAGATCGAAAATCGCCATTTCCCATTCGGCGTCACCGGCAATGCATTCAATATTGTCGATGCAGACCAGCGCCAGATGCTCCATGCCTTCCAGCACGTCCGGCACAAACCACGTGCGCTTATCCAGCGGAACGTAGCCGACAGCCTCACCGCGCGCCGACATTTCGGCGCAGGCAGCATGCAGCAGATGGCTGCGCCCGCCGCCCTCACGCGACCAGAAATAGAGATAGCTGCCGTGTTGCTGCGCCAGAGCGCCCTGCAGGGCCGCCAGCAGAGACGGATTTTCCCCCGGCCAGAAACTGGCGAAGGTTTCATCATCGGGTAGATAGAGTGGCAGTGAAAGCTGTGCCGGCGTGTTCAGAAGTACCTCAGCAGATGAGCGGGCAGAAAACCGGGGCAGTTTACCACGATCCTCTGCCGAGATGAACCGGGCTTCCCTGCCCGCTTCACGCGGTTAACCCTGCGTCCGATCTTCGGCGTCCAGCACCACCTCTTCCGGACGTAACAGGTTGATCACGCGGAAAATCAGCGCCAGCGCGACACCGACAATGGTCGCCAGCGCCATGCCTTTAAGCTCAGCGGCGCCGATGTGCACTTTCGCGCCGCTGACGCCGATGATCAGGATCACCGAGGTGAGGATCAGATTCTGCGCTTTGTTGTAATCAACTTTGGATTCAATCAGCACGCGAATACCGGATGCGCCGATCACCCCATACAGCAGCAGCGATACGCCGCCCATCACCGGTACCGGGATCGCCTGAATCGCTGCCGCCAGTTTGCCCACGCAGGAGAGCAGAATGGCAAAGATGGCCGCTCCGCCGATCACCCAGGTGCTGTAGACGCGGGTGATCGCCATGACGCCGATATTTTCGCCGTAGGTGGTATTGGGCGTGGAGCCAAAGAAACCGGAGATCATCGTCGAGAGGCCATTGGCAAACATCGAACGGTGCAGGCCGGGATCGCGAATCAGATCTTTCTTCACGATATTCGCGGTGACCACCAGGTGCCCGACGTGTTCGGCAATCACCACCAGCGCGGCAGGCAGAATGGTCAGCATTGCCGCCCACTCAAAGCGCGGCGTGTAGAACGTCGGCAGCGCGAACCACGGCGCGTCTGCCACCGGCTGCCAGTTCACTATCCCCAGCGCCGAGGAGAGCGCATAGCCCACCAGCACGCCAATCAGAATCGGGATAATGGCGAGAAAACCGCGAAACAGCACAGAACCCATTACCGTGACCGCCAGCGTCACCAGCGAAATCAGAATGGTTTTGCTGTCCGGTGTACTGCCTTCCGCCGGCAGCAGGCCAGCCATGTTGGCCGCCACGCCCGCCAGCTCCAGTCCGATCACCGCCACAATGGCGCCCATCGCCGCTGGCGGGAACATCACGTCAAGCCAGCCGGTGCCCGCCTTTTTCACAATCAGCGCCACGATGCAGAACAGCACGCCACACAGAATAAAGCCGCCCAGCGCCATCTCATATCCCAGCGGCAGCAGCAACAGCACCGGTGAAATAAAGGCAAAGCTTGATCCGAGGTACGCCGGGATTTTGCCTTTACAGATGAACAGATACAGCAAAGTGCCAACGCCGTTGAACAGCAGCACGGTCGCCGGATTAATATGGAACAGAATCGGCACCAGCACCGTAGCGCCAAACATGGCGAACAGATGCTGCAGGCTGAGTGGTATGGTTTGCAGGAGTGGCGGTCGCTCGGCGACGCCAATGGCTCTTCGTGTCATCATTTATCCCCTTCCCTTCGTGCTTCGGGTTAGCGCGGCGCTGACCCAAATGCCCCGGGACGATTGGTTGGTTTTTTGCCAAAAAAAAGCCGACTCTCTGGCCGGCTGTTCAAACAGTATTTTTCACATAGCGCCGAGGCTGCCTTTACGGGCAGGCCGGGCGTAACGGGCGCAGGCAGTGTGCTCACGGCCAGGGCGAAACCGGAACGTACGGCGGTACGTAAGGGTTTCGGGCACCGCCCGCGAACAAAGTGACAAGCCACAGAGCCCGGCGCGGTCATTACTTGGTACCGAAGATCTTATCGCCCGCGTCGCCGAGTCCGGGAATGATGTATCCCTTTTCGTTCAGACCCTGGTCGATAGAGGCGGTGTACAGCTCAACATCCGGGTGCGCTTTCTCCAGCGCCGCGATGCCTTCCGGCGCCGCCACCAGCACCAGCACTTTAATGCTGCTGCAGCCGGCTTTTTTCAGCAAATCAATGGTGGCTATCATCGAGCCGCCCGTCGCCAGCATCGGATCCACCACCAGTGCCATACGCTCTTCAATGTTGGAAACCAGCTTCTGGAAATAGGGCACCGGCTCCAGCGTTTCTTCATCACGGTAGACGCCCACCACGCTGATACGCGCGCTGGGTACGTGCTCCAGCACGCCTTCCATCATGCCCAGGCCGGCACGCAGAATCGGTACCACGGTGATTTTTTTACCTTTGATTTGATCAACGTCAACCGGGCCATTCCAGCCTTCGATGGTCACGCGCTCGGTTTCCAGATCGGCCGTGGCTTCATACGTCAGCAGGCTGCCGACTTCCGAAGCCAGCTCGCGGAAGCGTTTGGTGCTGATATCATGCTCACGCATCAGGCCCAGTTTATGTTTGACGAGCGGGTGTCTGACTTCCACGATCTTCATTGATTATTCTCCCGGAATTGAGTTGAGCTAAAAAAAATCGCGGGATTATACCGCCTTTTCGTTGCTGCGCCACCGCTGTTTGGTCAAAGGCCGGGCGCAAAACCGCCTGTGGATAAGGATTGGCGAAAAATCACCGCTGTGCAAAGCCAGCATGAGATGGTGCTCGCAAACGTTTGCCTGCGCTGGTAGAATTGCGGCGCTTAATTTTTGCCACCAATCGCAATCGCGTGGGGATTCCGCAGTGACCGACAAAACCTCTCTCAGCTACAAAGACGCCGGTGTTGATATTGATGCTGGTAACGATCTGGTTGACCGTATTAAAGGCGTAGTAAAGAAAACCCGCCGCCCGGAAGTGATGGGTGGACTGGGTGGCTTTGGCGCGCTGTGTGCGCTGCCGCAGAAATATCGCGAGCCTGTGCTGGTCTCCGGAACCGATGGCGTCGGCACCAAGCTGCGTCTGGCGATGGATCTGAAGCGTCACGACAGCATTGGTATCGATCTGGTCGCGATGTGCGTGAACGATTTGGTGGTACAGGGCGCTGAACCGCTGTTTTTCCTTGATTATTACGCCACCGGCAAGCTGGATGTAGACACCGCTTCTGCCGTGATCACCGGCATCGCTGAAGGCTGCCTGCAGTCTGGCTGTGCGCTGGTGGGCGGTGAGACCGCCGAGATGCCTGGCATGTACCACGGTGACGATTACGACGTCGCCGGTTTCTGTGTGGGCGTGGTTGAGAAATCTGAAATCATTGACGGCAGCAAAGTGCAGGATGGCGATGTGCTGATCGCCCTCGGTTCAAGCGGCCCGCACTCCAACGGCTACTCGCTGGTGCGGAAAATCCTTGAAGTCAGCCAGACCGATCCGCAAACCAAACAGCTGGAAGGCAAACCGCTGGCGGACCACCTGCTGGCGCCGACGCGCATCTACGTTAAAAACATCCTCAGCCTGATCGAACAGGTGGATGTGCACGCCATTGCTCACCTCACCGGTGGCGGTTTCTGGGAAAACATTCCGCGCGTTCTGCCGGACAACACCCAGGCGGTGCTGGATGAGAAAAGCTGGCAGTGGCCAGCCGTCTTCAGCTGGCTGCAGCAGGCGGGTAACGTCAGCCGTCATGAAATGTACCGCACCTTTAACTGCGGCGTGGGCATGGTAATTGCGCTGAGCCCGGCAGAAGCCGATAAAGCCATCCAGCTGATGCGCGATGCCGGCGAACAGGCGTGGAAGATTGGCGTGATCAACGCCTCTGATGCCGAAGAGCGTGTGGTTATCAACCCATGAAAAAGCTGGTTGTCCTGATCTCCGGCAACGGCAGTAATCTTCAGTCCATCCTCGACGCCTGCGCAAGCGGGCGTATCAACGGTTGCGTGGCGGCCGTATTCAGCAACAAAGCGACAGCCTATGGCCTGACGCGCGCGCAGCAGGCCAATGTGCCCGCCCACGCGCTGGCTGCCAGTGACTTTCCCGACCGCGAAGCCTTTGATCGCCAGCTGATGCAGGCGATTGACGCGTACGCGCCAGATCTGGTGGTGCTGGCTGGCTATATGCGTATTCTCAGCAGCGCGTTTGTGGCGCACTATCACGATCGCCTGCTGAATATCCATCCGTCGCTGCTGCCGAAATATCCCGGCCTGCATACCCATCGTCAGGCGCTGGAAAACGGCGATGCGGAACACGGCACCTCAGTGCATTTTGTCACGGACGAGCTGGACGGCGGGCCGGTGATTCTGCAGGCGCGCGTGCCGATCTTTGCCGGCGACAGCGAAGGCGAGGTCACCGCGCGCGTGCAGCATCAGGAGCACCGCCTCTATCCGCTGGTGATCGGCTGGTTTGTTGACGGTCGTCTGGCCATGCGTGAAGGTAAAGCCTGGCTGGATGGGCAGCCGTTGCCGCCGCAGGGTTACGCGCACGACGCGTAAGCGGCATTATTGTTTCCCAGGGCCGCCCACACCGGCGGCCCTGCTCTGCTTGCTGACCGCCTCAGCCAAACCTGCCGGTGATGTAATCTTCTGTTTTGCGCGCCTTCGGCGAGGTAAAGATGCGATCGGTCTCGTCAAACTCCACCAGCTGGCCGTGATGCATGAACGCGGTGTAATCCGAGACGCGCGCAGCCTGCTGCATATTGTGCGTCACCAGCACCAGGGTGAAATGCTGCTTCAGGGTGGTCATCAGCTCTTCAATTACCAGCGTGGAGATCGGATCCAGCGCCGAGGTGGGTTCATCCAGTAACAGTACCTCCGGCTCAATGGCGATGGCGCGGGCAATGACCAGCCGCTGCTGCTGACCGCTGGAGAGCGTCAGGGCGTTATGCGCCAGCTGATCCTTCACTTCGCCCCACAGCGCCGCCGCCCGCAGCGCGCGCTCACAGGCTTCATTCAGCACCCGGCGATCGCGCACCCCCTGCAGCCGCAGCCCGTAAACCACGTTTTCATAAATCGATTTCGGAAACGGATTGGGGCGCTGAAACACCATGCCGATACGACGACGCAGCGCCGGCAGATCCTGGTTCGCCTGCATAACAGCATGCTGGTCGAGCAGGATCTCCCCTTCAATCCGGCAGCGATCAATCACATCGTTCATGCGGTTAAAGCAGCGCAGCAGCGTGGATTTGCCGCAGCCGGAAGGGCCAATCAGCGCGGTGATGCGGTTTTTGGGGATCTGCAGATCAATATTATTCAGCGCCTGGCGCTCGCCGTACCACAGCGACAGCTGCCGGACTGTTAACGCGATGTCGTAATCGGGCGTCATGTTAAAACCTTCATTAATGCGTCATCAGCCGGTAGCGCTCGCGCAGCCGGTGGCGCAGCGCCATCGCCAGCAGATTCAGCGATAGAATAATCACCACCAGCAGCAGTGCCGTTGCATAGACCAGCGGGCGGTCGGCGTCGATGTTCGGACTCTGGAATGCCAGATCGTAGATCTGAAAACCAAGGTGCATAAATTTGCGATCGAGATGCAGATAGGGGAATACCGCATCCACCGGCAGTTCGGGCACCATCTTGACCACGCCCACCAGCATTAGCGGCGCGGTCTCACCCGCTGCGCGCGCGACCGCCAGAATCAGCCCGGTGAGCATTGCCGGCACGGCCAGCGGCAGCACCACGCGCCACAGGGTTTCTGCCTGGGTTGCCCCCAGCGCCAGCGAGCCCTGGCGCAGGTTATCCGGGATGCGTGACAGCCCCTCTTCGGTGGCCACAATCACCACCGGCAGCGTCAGCAGCGCCAGCGTCAGCGCCGCCCACAGCAGGCCCGGTGTGCCAAAGGTCGGGTTGGGCAGCGCGGTGGAAAAGAACAGCTGATCGAGGGTGCCGCCAATCAGCCAGACAAAAAAGCCCAGCCCGAATACGCCATACACAATGGAGGGCACCCCGGCCAGATTGACCACGGCAATTCGCACCAGCCGGGTCAGTGCATTGCGACCGGCATACTCATGCAGCCACACCGCGGCCACCACGCCAAGCGGCATCACGATAACCGACATCAGCAGTACCATCAGCACGGTGCCAAAAATGGCCGGAAACGCCCCGCTCTCGCTGCCGCCGGTGGCGGGTGAATCGCTGACAAACTGCCAGATCTGACTGAAAAAGTGCTGCACCTTCTGCAGCGGATTCAGCGCATTCGGATACCAGGCCGCCACAATCTCTGCCAGCGGAATGACGTGATCGCCGCCCTGCACATCGCGCAGCACCAGCGTATCGCGCTGGATTTCCTGCTGCAGCCGCTGCAGCCGCTGTGCCTGCCCGGCAAAGCGTTTATGCAGCGCGGCGCTGTTGGCGTCCAGCTCGGATTGATCCTGCAGGCTGAAGGTGCCGTTTCGCCGCTGCTCATCGGCCTGCTGCTGCAGGTTCTCCAGCTGCGCATTCAGACGCGCCATCTCAATACGGCGCAGGGTATTAGCCTGACGCAGCTGTTCATGCACCTGGTTCAGTCGCTGCTGCAGCAGCGCGTCACGATCCTGCGCCGTCAGCACTTCGTTATCTTCGCGCAGCGCGACCAGCCAGCCATAGGCGTTGCCACCGTTGCGGCGCTGCAGCACCAGCACGTCCGCCGGACGCCGGGTTGTTGCCGCCCCCTGGCTGTACAGCACGCGGAAATCAGGCGCGGCGAAATCGCGGTTGCCGGTTTTTACCACGTAGCGCCAGCGTTCGCCCTGCTGCTGTTTTTGCAGCGTTTCCCCCAGCACGCTGACCGGCTGCCCGTCCGGCGGCTGAAACTGATAGAGATCCACCGGCTGCGGCCAGAAGGCGCGTACGCCCTGCCAGCCCAGCAGGCCAATCAGCAGCGTAAAGGCCAGCAGACAGACGGCGACCGCACCGGCGGTCAGCCAGCGCCAGCGATCGTTTTGCCGCATCGCTTTCATCCCTGCCCCTCATGCTGACTGTAACGCTGGCGCAGGCGCTGGCGGATCAGCTCTGCCACGGTATTGATCACCAGCGTGAACAGCAGCAGCAGCAAGGCGCTGAGAAACAGAATGCGGTAATGTGCGCTGCCGGCCGCCGCCTCCGGCATTTCAATGGCGATATTGGCGGAGAGCGCACGCAGTCCGGTGAACAGTCCGCCTTCGCTGACCGGCGTATTGCCGGTGGCCATCAGCACAATCATGGTCTCTCCCACCGCACGGCCAAAGCCGATCATCAGCGCGGCAAAAATCCCGGCAGATGCCCCCGGCAGCACCACGCGCGTCAGGGTCTGCCACGGCGTTGCGCCCAGCGCCAGTGATCCCTGGCCCAGCGCGCCCGGTACGCTGAACAGCGCGTCTTCGGATAAGGTAAAGATCAGCGGCACCAGCGCAAAGCCCATCGCCAGCGCCGCCACCAGCAGGTTACGCTGCTCGTAATGCAGCAGCTGACTGCTCAGGTGCGGCCACAGCTGAGTAGAGAGCCACAGCGTCAGCAGCGTGACAACCAGCAGTACTGGCAGCAGCAGCAGCACTTCAAAGCCGGGACGCCGCCAGCGCGCCGGCAGGCGCGGACTGAGCACGCCGCACAGCAGCAGCGTGGCCGCCAGCACCAGCGGCAACAGCAGCACGCCGATCAGCGCGCTGCGGATATGCGGCGCCAGCCAGACGCCGGCAATCAGTCCAATGACCACGCTGGGCAGCGCGCCCATCATTTCAATGCCGGGTTTCACCCAGCGGCGCAGCCCCGGCGACATAAACCAGGCGGTATACATCGCGGCCGCCAGCGCCAGCGGCGTGGCAAACAGCAGCGCCAGCGCCGCCGCTTTCAGCGTGCCGAGCACCATCGGTATCAGACTGAACTTGGCCTGGTAGCTGTCACCCGCCGCGGTGGATTGCCACACCCAGTCCGCCTGCGGATAGTTTTCGTACCAGATTTTCTGCCACAGATTACGCCAGGTGACATCGGGCCACGGGTTTTCCAGCGCAAACTGCTGCCACTGCCCGGCACGCTCGACAATCAGACCGTCGCCGCGCGGCGTGAACGCCAGTGCGCGGATGCCCGGTGCCAGCTGGCGGGTCAGAATCGGCCCGTCCTGCTTGCTGGCAAACAGGCTGAGGGTGCCCTGCGCGGTAAAGGTGGCAAACACGCGACGCTGCGCCTCCGGCACCACGCCCTGCGCGTCACGGCTCCGGGCAAAGGTGTGAATTGCCTGCAGGCGCGGGCCATTGGCCGAGGTGATGGCAAACCACTGCTGTACGCCGCGCGCGTCCTGTATCAGCAGCGTGCGCCCGCCTGCCAGCAGATGCAGACTCTGCGGGGGCTGCGCCAGCGTCTGCGTTTCGCGCAGCTGTGCGCCCGCGTCACTGATCTGCCACACGCGCAGCAGGCGTCCGGCGCTGGCGTAAAGCAGCGTGCCGTCCGGCGACAGCAGCAAATGATCGGCCTGCTGACCACTTAGCAGAATCTGACTCACGCTGGTGCGATCGGCAAAGGTCAG belongs to Candidatus Pantoea soli and includes:
- the purN gene encoding phosphoribosylglycinamide formyltransferase — translated: MKKLVVLISGNGSNLQSILDACASGRINGCVAAVFSNKATAYGLTRAQQANVPAHALAASDFPDREAFDRQLMQAIDAYAPDLVVLAGYMRILSSAFVAHYHDRLLNIHPSLLPKYPGLHTHRQALENGDAEHGTSVHFVTDELDGGPVILQARVPIFAGDSEGEVTARVQHQEHRLYPLVIGWFVDGRLAMREGKAWLDGQPLPPQGYAHDA
- the pstA gene encoding phosphate ABC transporter permease PstA, producing the protein MKAMRQNDRWRWLTAGAVAVCLLAFTLLIGLLGWQGVRAFWPQPVDLYQFQPPDGQPVSVLGETLQKQQQGERWRYVVKTGNRDFAAPDFRVLYSQGAATTRRPADVLVLQRRNGGNAYGWLVALREDNEVLTAQDRDALLQQRLNQVHEQLRQANTLRRIEMARLNAQLENLQQQADEQRRNGTFSLQDQSELDANSAALHKRFAGQAQRLQRLQQEIQRDTLVLRDVQGGDHVIPLAEIVAAWYPNALNPLQKVQHFFSQIWQFVSDSPATGGSESGAFPAIFGTVLMVLLMSVIVMPLGVVAAVWLHEYAGRNALTRLVRIAVVNLAGVPSIVYGVFGLGFFVWLIGGTLDQLFFSTALPNPTFGTPGLLWAALTLALLTLPVVIVATEEGLSRIPDNLRQGSLALGATQAETLWRVVLPLAVPAMLTGLILAVARAAGETAPLMLVGVVKMVPELPVDAVFPYLHLDRKFMHLGFQIYDLAFQSPNIDADRPLVYATALLLVVIILSLNLLAMALRHRLRERYRLMTH
- the purM gene encoding phosphoribosylformylglycinamidine cyclo-ligase — translated: MTDKTSLSYKDAGVDIDAGNDLVDRIKGVVKKTRRPEVMGGLGGFGALCALPQKYREPVLVSGTDGVGTKLRLAMDLKRHDSIGIDLVAMCVNDLVVQGAEPLFFLDYYATGKLDVDTASAVITGIAEGCLQSGCALVGGETAEMPGMYHGDDYDVAGFCVGVVEKSEIIDGSKVQDGDVLIALGSSGPHSNGYSLVRKILEVSQTDPQTKQLEGKPLADHLLAPTRIYVKNILSLIEQVDVHAIAHLTGGGFWENIPRVLPDNTQAVLDEKSWQWPAVFSWLQQAGNVSRHEMYRTFNCGVGMVIALSPAEADKAIQLMRDAGEQAWKIGVINASDAEERVVINP
- a CDS encoding ABC transporter permease subunit, with the protein product MSINRIPVHFSDRHRRAIDQLVRRTVTACGVGILLLMLLLFFWLIWVVLPLFTAPAMHPTLSQQLWDTQPALALGSDGQLGWRISRHEARFIPLDGQPASAALALSSPPDAAVTSSDSRSVLLNVQGALLLMQPVIRQHQGEWRFPLGDRPLPLPQGAVSQMALSALSDHQWRVAAQTPAGISLLTFADRTSVSQILLSGQQADHLLLSPDGTLLYASAGRLLRVWQISDAGAQLRETQTLAQPPQSLHLLAGGRTLLIQDARGVQQWFAITSANGPRLQAIHTFARSRDAQGVVPEAQRRVFATFTAQGTLSLFASKQDGPILTRQLAPGIRALAFTPRGDGLIVERAGQWQQFALENPWPDVTWRNLWQKIWYENYPQADWVWQSTAAGDSYQAKFSLIPMVLGTLKAAALALLFATPLALAAAMYTAWFMSPGLRRWVKPGIEMMGALPSVVIGLIAGVWLAPHIRSALIGVLLLPLVLAATLLLCGVLSPRLPARWRRPGFEVLLLLPVLLVVTLLTLWLSTQLWPHLSSQLLHYEQRNLLVAALAMGFALVPLIFTLSEDALFSVPGALGQGSLALGATPWQTLTRVVLPGASAGIFAALMIGFGRAVGETMIVLMATGNTPVSEGGLFTGLRALSANIAIEMPEAAAGSAHYRILFLSALLLLLFTLVINTVAELIRQRLRQRYSQHEGQG
- the upp gene encoding uracil phosphoribosyltransferase, whose product is MKIVEVRHPLVKHKLGLMREHDISTKRFRELASEVGSLLTYEATADLETERVTIEGWNGPVDVDQIKGKKITVVPILRAGLGMMEGVLEHVPSARISVVGVYRDEETLEPVPYFQKLVSNIEERMALVVDPMLATGGSMIATIDLLKKAGCSSIKVLVLVAAPEGIAALEKAHPDVELYTASIDQGLNEKGYIIPGLGDAGDKIFGTK
- the pstB gene encoding phosphate ABC transporter ATP-binding protein PstB: MTPDYDIALTVRQLSLWYGERQALNNIDLQIPKNRITALIGPSGCGKSTLLRCFNRMNDVIDRCRIEGEILLDQHAVMQANQDLPALRRRIGMVFQRPNPFPKSIYENVVYGLRLQGVRDRRVLNEACERALRAAALWGEVKDQLAHNALTLSSGQQQRLVIARAIAIEPEVLLLDEPTSALDPISTLVIEELMTTLKQHFTLVLVTHNMQQAARVSDYTAFMHHGQLVEFDETDRIFTSPKARKTEDYITGRFG